In one window of Pseudobythopirellula maris DNA:
- a CDS encoding aminotransferase class I/II-fold pyridoxal phosphate-dependent enzyme: MSHHPTETTPLSPPPQADAAADDLVRLLRDRAARLGAQRAFTFLVDGESERLHITYAELDARARAIAARLQSLGLSGERALLLYPSGLEFIAAFFGCLYAGVTAVPAFPPRRNRKLDRIRAIFADAKPRIALTTKEVYLLVEPMIQDFDDLSDMPWCCTGDLDASEGDDWAPESIDPQRLAFLQYTSGSTGTPKGVMLSHANLLHNTAVITSGFRPAAGSSGVTWLPLHHDMGLIGGVVQPIYAGRPMTVMSPSHFLQKPLRWLRALSDTGAPISGGPNFAYDLCVERVTEEEKRSLDLRQWELAFNGAEPVRADTLDRFARAFERCGFRREAFYPCYGLAEATLLVAGGDKSSAPTSRVFDAAELAEGQAAPAESGAHGATTLVASGAPLLDVGVTIVDPDTHEELAEGLVGEIWVSGPSVARGYWGREDATRETFSAYTAGPDGKQGRGPHLRTGDLGCFAHGELYVTGRLKDLIIVRGVNHYPQDIEQTVERAHPDLRAASGAAFAVGGAGEERLVIVHETVRRRDIDHDELIDAVRRQVAELHELTPHAVVLLGPHTIPKTSSGKIQRHACRAAYLAGELQVVASWDTDGGRQSAGRRRRGADDSSRGTLVLEATPTNDATDAAQPDLVERVLTVVRGVARERARDLALDDDLAGLGLDSLERMEIVAALEDEFGARFAEETVLGMATCRDIVTEVRRAVEGAAEGAPAKRLTRGDYVFAESPEYRRLRETIDAAAQAGVDNPYFTPHEGVTADTTIIDGREYVNFCSYNYLGMSGDPRVQAAAKRAIDRYGTSVSASRLVSGEKPLHRELERALAELIGADDAVAFVGGHATNETAIGCLVGPGDLVLHDSLAHNSLVQGARLSGARRRAFPHNDHAACERLLERYRGEHRRVLIAIEGVYSMDGDRSDVAAFIDIKRRHHAYLMVDEAHSLGTVGAAGRGMSGLDGVEPSGVDLWMGTLSKALGSCGGYIAAPKEIVEYLKYTAPGFVFSVGMPPAAAAAALASLELLREEPERVERLAENSRLLLRLCRQAGFDTGASDATPIVPVITGDSLAAMRLSRGMFERGVNVQPIVHPAVEESAARLRFFVTSTHSEEQIRLAVEALADARRELQKTVGKRGIAAPLRDEPGGDASAVA, translated from the coding sequence GTGAGTCACCACCCGACCGAAACCACGCCGCTCTCTCCGCCTCCCCAGGCCGACGCCGCAGCCGACGACCTCGTGCGGCTGTTGCGCGACCGCGCCGCGCGGCTCGGCGCGCAGCGTGCGTTCACGTTCCTCGTCGACGGCGAGTCGGAGCGGCTGCACATCACATACGCCGAGCTCGACGCCCGGGCGCGGGCGATCGCCGCCCGTTTGCAGTCGCTCGGATTGTCGGGCGAGCGGGCGTTGCTGCTCTACCCCTCGGGGCTGGAGTTCATCGCGGCGTTCTTCGGTTGCTTGTACGCCGGCGTGACGGCGGTCCCGGCGTTCCCGCCGCGCCGCAACCGCAAGCTCGACCGCATCCGGGCGATCTTCGCCGACGCCAAGCCCCGCATCGCGCTGACCACGAAAGAAGTCTACTTGCTCGTCGAGCCGATGATCCAAGACTTCGACGACCTGAGCGACATGCCGTGGTGCTGCACCGGCGATCTGGACGCCTCGGAGGGCGACGATTGGGCGCCCGAGTCGATCGACCCGCAGCGGCTGGCGTTCTTGCAATACACCTCCGGCTCGACCGGCACGCCCAAGGGCGTGATGCTCTCGCACGCCAACCTGCTGCACAACACGGCGGTCATCACCTCCGGCTTCCGCCCGGCGGCGGGGAGCAGCGGCGTGACTTGGCTGCCGTTGCACCACGACATGGGACTGATCGGCGGCGTGGTTCAGCCGATCTACGCCGGCAGGCCGATGACCGTGATGTCGCCCAGCCACTTCTTGCAGAAGCCGCTGCGTTGGTTGCGGGCGCTCTCGGACACCGGCGCCCCGATCAGCGGCGGGCCGAACTTCGCGTACGACCTCTGCGTGGAGCGCGTCACCGAGGAAGAGAAACGCTCGCTCGACCTGCGGCAGTGGGAATTGGCGTTCAACGGCGCCGAGCCGGTCCGCGCCGACACACTCGACCGCTTCGCCCGCGCGTTCGAACGCTGCGGGTTCCGCCGCGAGGCGTTTTACCCTTGCTACGGGCTGGCCGAGGCGACTTTGCTCGTGGCCGGCGGCGACAAGAGTTCGGCGCCCACCTCGCGTGTGTTCGACGCGGCCGAATTGGCGGAAGGCCAAGCGGCCCCGGCCGAAAGCGGCGCTCACGGCGCGACAACGCTCGTTGCGTCTGGCGCCCCGCTGCTCGATGTCGGCGTGACGATCGTCGACCCCGACACGCACGAAGAACTGGCCGAGGGCCTCGTCGGCGAGATCTGGGTGTCGGGCCCGAGCGTCGCTCGCGGCTACTGGGGCCGCGAAGACGCCACGCGCGAGACCTTTTCCGCCTACACGGCCGGCCCCGACGGCAAGCAGGGCCGCGGCCCGCACCTCCGCACCGGCGACCTCGGCTGCTTCGCTCACGGCGAGCTGTACGTCACGGGCCGCCTGAAGGACCTGATCATCGTCCGCGGGGTGAATCATTACCCGCAAGACATCGAGCAGACGGTTGAACGGGCCCACCCCGACCTGCGGGCCGCCAGCGGCGCGGCGTTCGCCGTGGGCGGGGCCGGCGAGGAGCGGCTGGTGATCGTCCACGAGACGGTCCGCCGTCGCGACATCGACCACGACGAGCTGATCGACGCGGTGCGCCGCCAGGTGGCCGAGTTGCACGAGCTCACGCCGCACGCCGTGGTGCTGCTCGGTCCGCACACGATCCCCAAAACCTCGAGCGGCAAGATCCAACGCCACGCCTGCCGGGCGGCTTATCTGGCGGGCGAACTGCAAGTCGTCGCGTCGTGGGACACCGACGGGGGCCGCCAGTCGGCCGGTCGCCGCCGCCGCGGGGCCGACGACTCGTCGCGCGGCACGCTGGTCTTGGAGGCGACCCCCACCAACGACGCGACCGACGCCGCCCAGCCCGACCTCGTGGAGCGTGTGCTCACCGTGGTGCGCGGCGTGGCGAGGGAGCGGGCGCGCGACCTTGCGCTCGACGACGACTTGGCCGGCCTGGGGCTCGACTCGCTCGAGCGGATGGAGATCGTCGCCGCCCTGGAGGACGAGTTCGGCGCCCGCTTCGCCGAGGAGACGGTCCTCGGCATGGCGACCTGCCGCGACATCGTCACCGAGGTGCGCCGCGCGGTCGAAGGCGCCGCCGAGGGGGCGCCCGCCAAGCGGCTCACGCGCGGCGACTACGTTTTCGCCGAGTCGCCCGAGTACCGCCGGCTGCGCGAGACGATCGACGCCGCCGCCCAGGCCGGTGTCGACAACCCGTACTTCACGCCGCACGAGGGGGTGACGGCCGACACCACGATCATCGACGGCCGCGAGTACGTTAACTTCTGCAGCTACAACTACCTCGGCATGTCGGGCGACCCCCGCGTGCAGGCCGCCGCCAAGCGGGCGATCGATCGCTACGGCACGAGCGTGTCGGCCAGCCGGTTGGTGTCGGGCGAGAAGCCGCTGCACCGCGAACTGGAACGAGCGCTCGCCGAGCTCATCGGCGCCGACGACGCCGTAGCCTTCGTCGGCGGCCACGCCACGAACGAGACGGCGATCGGCTGCCTCGTCGGCCCGGGCGACTTGGTGCTGCACGACTCGCTGGCGCACAACAGTTTGGTGCAAGGCGCCCGCCTGTCGGGCGCGCGGAGGCGGGCCTTCCCTCACAACGACCACGCCGCCTGCGAGCGGCTGCTCGAGCGCTACCGCGGAGAGCACCGCCGGGTGCTGATCGCCATCGAGGGCGTTTACAGCATGGACGGCGACCGCAGCGACGTGGCCGCTTTCATTGACATCAAACGCCGCCACCACGCTTACCTGATGGTCGACGAGGCCCACTCGCTCGGCACGGTGGGGGCCGCCGGCCGCGGCATGAGCGGGCTCGACGGCGTCGAGCCCTCAGGCGTCGATCTCTGGATGGGAACGCTCAGCAAGGCGCTCGGCAGCTGCGGCGGCTACATCGCCGCTCCCAAGGAGATCGTGGAGTACCTCAAGTACACGGCGCCCGGCTTCGTGTTCAGCGTCGGCATGCCTCCGGCCGCCGCGGCCGCCGCGCTCGCCTCGCTCGAACTGCTGCGCGAGGAGCCCGAGCGGGTCGAGCGGCTCGCCGAGAACTCCCGGCTGCTGCTGCGGCTCTGCCGCCAGGCGGGGTTCGACACCGGGGCGAGCGACGCCACGCCGATCGTGCCGGTGATCACCGGCGACTCGCTCGCCGCGATGCGGCTGTCGCGGGGGATGTTCGAGCGCGGCGTGAACGTCCAGCCGATCGTCCACCCGGCGGTCGAAGAGTCGGCCGCCCGGCTGCGGTTCTTCGTCACCTCGACGCACAGCGAGGAGCAGATACGGCTCGCCGTTGAGGCGTTGGCCGACGCGCGGCGTGAGCTGCAAAAAACCGTAGGGAAAAGGGGAATCGCCGCCCCGCTCCGCGACGAACCGGGGGGGGACGCCTCCGCCGTGGCTTGA
- a CDS encoding WXG100 family type VII secretion target → MSQAIVNPTELRRFANNLRQFNADLEERMKSLSSQLQNLHATWRDQEHQKFVEDFEHQIKAIGHFIEATNEHAPFLLRKAERIEDYLQQR, encoded by the coding sequence ATGTCGCAAGCCATCGTCAATCCCACCGAGCTGCGCCGCTTCGCGAACAACCTGCGGCAGTTCAACGCGGATCTCGAAGAGCGGATGAAGTCGCTTTCCTCGCAGCTGCAGAACCTGCACGCCACGTGGCGCGATCAGGAGCACCAGAAGTTCGTCGAGGACTTTGAGCACCAGATCAAGGCGATCGGCCACTTCATCGAGGCGACCAACGAGCACGCCCCGTTCCTGCTCCGCAAGGCGGAGCGGATCGAGGACTACCTCCAGCAACGCTGA